In Treponema rectale, a single genomic region encodes these proteins:
- a CDS encoding SH3 domain-containing protein — protein sequence MHKKKEFRMKKGMKKTTTLILVMSCFVCGWSEKLKGYKEVSELSDYTDLQFYNVAYSDNSNEIFEKDKKWKKTKNLISEVLAEKNDLSVTLYYERKSEDATYSDNIVNAYVEIKKGTNVVNYKYGLSFDRYKESVGFIKNTSVESKGGHDVIIIKSDWNPGTAGSGFSSTRVSVFEVVNKANSIHYLGDYLEYYSDSELSINSSETWVDEKSLCVYEKSENAGFFNIWTLLIFDFSKAEKRMVFELFEYLHGEKRPYTVKVIAPGKKIYKKEGKGFIPADDLKINSLLELGSVEFIPAKILNKVTFMLKVEDGYVMVDDVIDWLGCINNTVLYIQPKEMVVKTNLRLRSEQGTAADIITTIKQGARVKVVELGNSDIIDDIESKWVKVEVVKKAKTSDGKDVEEGTTGWCFGGYLK from the coding sequence TTGCACAAAAAAAAGGAGTTTAGAATGAAAAAAGGTATGAAAAAGACAACAACATTGATACTGGTGATGTCTTGTTTTGTATGCGGATGGTCAGAAAAATTAAAAGGATATAAAGAGGTTTCAGAACTGTCTGATTATACGGATTTGCAGTTTTACAATGTTGCTTATTCTGATAATTCAAATGAAATTTTTGAGAAAGACAAGAAATGGAAAAAAACAAAAAACTTAATATCTGAAGTACTTGCTGAAAAAAATGATCTATCTGTAACGCTTTATTATGAACGGAAAAGTGAAGATGCAACATATAGTGATAATATTGTAAACGCCTATGTTGAAATAAAAAAAGGTACAAACGTTGTAAATTATAAATACGGTTTGTCTTTTGATAGATATAAAGAAAGTGTTGGATTCATAAAAAATACCAGCGTTGAGTCAAAAGGCGGACATGATGTGATTATTATTAAAAGTGACTGGAATCCAGGAACTGCAGGCAGCGGGTTCTCTTCTACAAGAGTTTCTGTTTTTGAAGTTGTAAATAAAGCAAACTCAATTCATTATTTAGGAGATTATCTGGAATATTATTCTGATTCAGAACTTAGTATTAATTCATCAGAAACTTGGGTTGATGAAAAGTCTTTATGTGTATATGAAAAATCTGAAAATGCAGGGTTTTTTAATATATGGACTCTGTTAATTTTTGATTTTTCAAAAGCAGAAAAAAGAATGGTATTTGAATTGTTTGAATATTTGCATGGTGAAAAAAGACCTTACACTGTCAAAGTTATAGCACCAGGAAAAAAAATTTATAAGAAAGAGGGTAAAGGCTTTATTCCCGCAGATGATTTAAAAATAAATTCTTTGCTTGAACTGGGTAGCGTAGAATTCATACCTGCAAAAATTCTAAATAAAGTAACCTTCATGTTAAAAGTTGAAGACGGATATGTTATGGTTGATGATGTTATAGATTGGCTTGGTTGCATAAATAATACAGTACTGTATATTCAGCCAAAAGAAATGGTTGTAAAAACAAATCTCCGGCTTCGCTCTGAACAGGGAACTGCAGCAGATATAATAACAACGATTAAGCAGGGAGCAAGAGTAAAAGTTGTGGAATTAGGTAATTCAGATATAATTGATGATATAGAATCTAAATGGGTAAAAGTTGAAGTTGTAAAAAAGGCAAAAACTTCTGACGGAAAAGATGTTGAGGAAGGAACAACAGGCTGGTGTTTCGGCGGATATTTAAAATGA
- a CDS encoding AMP-dependent synthetase/ligase: MQSLKNYNPTLFLDKFRGKDFSGEWPTLPEIFTITVKRFGSRNAFTDWDTDAGSKRTYSYNTVFNQVNTLAQWLIENGIKKGDHIAVTGKNSPEWATVYLAALFAGATICPMDYALHESELENLLATAKPKFLFVDTEKFDYFNNKENSFKVFALNRKNENYIFTLKPSKDVRLTQFPEENDIAAILFTSGTTGKPKGVMLSHKNLVSDAFIAQYNMIINEQDVFYALLPIHHAYTMLAVFIESICIGAEIVFGKSMAVSKLMKELKEGKITMLLGVPLLFNKLAAGILKGIKEKGPLINFIMKSLMNVSYAVKKVTGINIGHKLFAPVLKQANINTIRIAICGGGPLAKSVFKLYNEMGIDFVQGYGLTETSPIIALNPIQHFKIQSVGQYFAGHMQMKILNPNEEGIGEICVKGPMVMQGYYNMPEETAKMFTEDGWFKTGDLGWLDKENYLMLSGRCKNMIVTEGGKNVYPEEIEDSFQLETDIQQITVQGYIADEQKKSEELEALIYPADSLFEKLNLKRADVSQEARDSVYEKISAIVSKINKNLQPYQRITRITILDTPLEMTTTMKVKRNYKK, translated from the coding sequence ATGCAAAGTTTGAAAAATTATAATCCAACTCTATTTTTAGACAAATTCCGCGGAAAAGATTTCTCGGGAGAATGGCCAACGTTACCTGAAATTTTTACAATAACTGTAAAACGCTTCGGGTCAAGAAATGCTTTTACTGACTGGGATACAGATGCCGGTTCAAAAAGAACTTATTCCTATAATACCGTATTCAATCAGGTAAATACTCTTGCGCAGTGGCTGATAGAAAACGGAATAAAAAAAGGAGACCATATCGCCGTAACCGGAAAAAATTCTCCGGAATGGGCAACGGTTTATCTGGCAGCACTTTTTGCAGGAGCAACAATCTGTCCTATGGATTATGCCCTTCATGAAAGTGAACTTGAAAACCTGCTGGCAACGGCAAAACCAAAATTTCTTTTTGTCGACACAGAAAAATTTGATTACTTTAACAACAAAGAAAACAGCTTTAAGGTTTTTGCCTTAAACAGAAAAAACGAAAATTACATTTTTACACTTAAACCTTCAAAAGATGTAAGACTTACACAATTCCCGGAAGAAAATGATATAGCAGCAATTCTTTTTACCAGCGGAACAACCGGAAAACCAAAAGGTGTAATGCTCAGTCATAAGAATCTTGTAAGTGATGCATTCATAGCTCAGTACAACATGATTATCAATGAACAGGATGTTTTTTACGCACTTCTTCCGATTCATCATGCCTATACTATGCTTGCCGTTTTTATTGAATCAATTTGTATCGGAGCAGAAATTGTATTCGGTAAAAGCATGGCTGTAAGTAAACTGATGAAAGAACTTAAAGAAGGAAAAATCACAATGCTTTTGGGAGTTCCTCTTCTGTTCAACAAACTTGCTGCAGGAATTCTAAAAGGTATAAAAGAAAAAGGTCCGCTTATTAATTTCATAATGAAATCACTGATGAATGTTTCATACGCCGTTAAAAAAGTTACAGGCATTAACATCGGACATAAACTTTTTGCACCGGTTCTTAAACAGGCAAATATAAACACTATCCGCATTGCTATTTGTGGCGGAGGTCCTTTAGCAAAAAGCGTTTTCAAACTTTACAATGAAATGGGTATTGATTTTGTTCAGGGTTACGGGCTTACAGAAACCTCTCCTATTATTGCACTGAATCCGATTCAGCACTTTAAAATCCAAAGTGTCGGTCAGTATTTTGCAGGACATATGCAGATGAAAATCCTTAATCCTAATGAAGAAGGAATAGGAGAAATCTGTGTAAAAGGTCCGATGGTCATGCAGGGATACTACAACATGCCGGAAGAAACAGCAAAAATGTTTACTGAAGACGGCTGGTTTAAAACCGGAGACCTTGGATGGCTGGATAAAGAAAACTATCTTATGCTCAGCGGAAGATGCAAAAACATGATTGTCACTGAAGGCGGAAAAAATGTTTATCCGGAAGAAATAGAAGATTCTTTCCAGCTGGAAACAGATATTCAGCAGATTACAGTTCAGGGATACATTGCAGATGAACAGAAAAAATCTGAGGAACTGGAAGCTTTGATTTACCCTGCAGACAGTCTTTTTGAAAAGCTTAATCTCAAAAGAGCAGATGTTTCACAGGAGGCCAGAGATTCAGTATACGAAAAGATTTCTGCCATCGTAAGCAAAATAAATAAAAACCTTCAGCCATATCAGCGCATCACAAGAATAACAATTCTTGATACCCCGCTGGAAATGACCACAACCATGAAGGTAAAAAGAAACTACAAAAAATAA
- the carB gene encoding carbamoyl-phosphate synthase large subunit, with protein sequence MKRTDINKVLIIGSGPIVIGQACEFDYSGTQACKALREQGYKIVLVNSNPATIMTDPVMADATYIEPLNVERLSQIIEKERPDALLPNLGGQTGLNMAMELNKAGVLDKYGVKVIGVNLDAIERGEDREIFKETMKSLGIDTPRSGICHTVEGAEKIAEEIGFPLVVRPAYTMGGQGGGFCYNVEELRTIVSNGLDLSITHQCLIEESILGWEELEVEVVRDSKNQMIAICFIENIDAVGVHTGDSFCSAPFMTISKELEEKLKSMAFKIVESIGVIGGTNVQFAHNPKTGRIVIIEINPRTSRSSALASKATGFPIALISAKLAAGLTLDEIPYWRDGTLEKYTPGGAPDGDYVVLKFARWAFEKFRGVEDSLGTSMKAVGEVMSIGKTFKETFQKAIRGLENGRSGLGFAKDFNRKSADELCEMLKTASSERYFQLYEAIRKGVSLDKLHEITYVNMYFLNQMKELVDLEEEMLKNQGRVPEDKLLIQAKKDGFSDKYLSKILKVAEKDIRNRRKELGIKEAWLAVPVSGVKNANYYYSTYNAEDKAPVTTNPKKIMILGGGPNRIGQGIEFDYCCCHAAMQLKELGYETIIVNCNPETVSTDYDTSDKLYFEPVTTEDVLQIYEKEKPYGVIVQFGGQTPLNIARELQENGVNILGTSIDSIDIAEDRDLFRHMMEKLEIPMPESGMAINFEEAKACAERIGYPIMIRPSFVLGGRGMEVIYDEATLKEYVEKAVGVTPDRPLLIDRFLKNALECEADALADSNHVYIPAVMEHVELAGIHSGDSACVIPPVSIPQNNLDTIKEYTKKIAENLHVCGLMNMQYAIEDGKVYVIEANPRASRTVPLVSKVCDTQMARLATRMMLGESLESLGLKDKVIPYYGAKEAVLPWARFPGVDPILGPEMRSTGEVLGLAETFPLAFYKAQEAAGSELPHAPAAWENKKVLMSLSNKEGQKEQVLYIGKTLKELGFTLVGTQGTADFYNSNGIKCDVVNKIGAGRPDVVDLIMNKDVCLVINTPKAKRNYAEDRKTIRKACLKYKVPYITTLAGALAAVKGIDSVKNGNGGEGGVRSLQEYHSLIK encoded by the coding sequence ATGAAGAGAACAGACATTAACAAAGTTCTTATTATTGGTTCGGGACCTATTGTAATTGGTCAGGCATGTGAATTTGACTATTCGGGAACACAGGCATGTAAGGCTCTGAGAGAACAGGGGTACAAAATCGTACTTGTAAACTCAAACCCTGCTACAATCATGACAGATCCTGTTATGGCAGATGCTACTTATATTGAGCCGCTGAATGTTGAACGTCTTTCTCAGATTATTGAAAAAGAACGTCCTGATGCACTTCTTCCAAACCTTGGCGGACAGACTGGTCTTAACATGGCTATGGAATTAAACAAAGCCGGTGTTCTTGATAAATATGGTGTAAAAGTAATCGGTGTTAACCTTGATGCAATTGAACGTGGTGAAGACCGTGAAATCTTTAAGGAAACAATGAAGAGTCTGGGAATTGATACTCCACGTTCCGGAATCTGTCATACTGTAGAAGGTGCAGAAAAAATTGCTGAAGAAATCGGATTCCCTCTGGTAGTTCGTCCTGCTTATACAATGGGCGGTCAGGGAGGAGGTTTCTGCTATAACGTTGAAGAATTACGAACGATAGTTAGCAACGGTCTTGATCTTTCCATAACACACCAGTGTTTAATAGAAGAAAGTATTCTTGGATGGGAAGAACTTGAAGTAGAAGTTGTACGTGATTCTAAAAATCAGATGATTGCTATCTGTTTTATAGAAAACATTGATGCAGTTGGTGTTCATACCGGTGATTCTTTCTGTTCAGCACCATTCATGACAATCAGCAAGGAACTTGAAGAAAAGCTCAAGAGCATGGCATTTAAGATTGTTGAATCTATCGGTGTTATCGGTGGAACTAACGTTCAGTTTGCACACAATCCTAAGACAGGACGTATCGTTATTATTGAAATCAACCCTCGTACTTCCCGCTCTTCTGCTCTTGCTTCTAAAGCTACAGGTTTCCCGATTGCTTTAATTTCAGCAAAACTTGCAGCAGGTTTAACTCTTGATGAAATTCCATACTGGCGTGACGGTACTCTTGAAAAATATACTCCAGGCGGAGCCCCTGATGGAGACTATGTTGTTCTTAAATTTGCCCGCTGGGCATTTGAAAAATTCCGCGGCGTAGAAGATTCCCTTGGAACTTCAATGAAAGCTGTCGGTGAAGTTATGTCCATCGGTAAGACTTTCAAAGAAACATTCCAGAAAGCAATCCGTGGTCTTGAAAACGGACGCAGCGGTTTGGGATTTGCAAAAGACTTTAACCGTAAATCTGCTGATGAACTTTGTGAAATGCTTAAAACTGCTTCAAGCGAAAGATACTTCCAGCTTTATGAAGCTATCCGTAAGGGCGTTTCTCTGGATAAACTTCATGAAATTACTTATGTTAACATGTACTTCCTTAACCAGATGAAGGAACTTGTTGACCTTGAAGAAGAAATGCTTAAAAACCAGGGTCGTGTTCCGGAAGATAAGCTTTTGATTCAGGCTAAAAAAGACGGTTTCAGCGATAAGTATTTAAGCAAGATTCTTAAAGTTGCAGAAAAAGACATTCGCAACCGTCGTAAGGAACTTGGCATAAAAGAAGCATGGCTTGCTGTTCCTGTAAGCGGTGTAAAAAATGCTAACTACTACTATTCAACCTACAATGCAGAAGACAAAGCTCCTGTAACAACAAACCCTAAGAAAATTATGATTCTCGGCGGCGGTCCAAACAGAATCGGTCAGGGTATTGAATTTGACTACTGCTGCTGTCATGCCGCTATGCAGCTTAAAGAACTTGGTTATGAAACAATCATCGTAAACTGTAATCCGGAAACTGTTTCTACAGACTACGATACTTCTGACAAGCTTTACTTTGAACCGGTTACAACAGAAGATGTTCTTCAGATTTACGAAAAAGAAAAGCCATACGGTGTTATCGTTCAGTTCGGTGGTCAGACACCGCTTAACATTGCCCGTGAACTTCAGGAAAACGGTGTAAACATCCTCGGTACTTCAATCGACAGTATCGATATTGCAGAAGACCGTGACCTCTTCCGTCACATGATGGAAAAACTTGAAATCCCTATGCCTGAGAGCGGAATGGCAATCAACTTTGAAGAAGCTAAAGCCTGTGCAGAAAGAATCGGTTATCCGATTATGATTCGTCCTTCATTCGTTCTTGGCGGACGCGGAATGGAAGTAATCTACGATGAAGCAACTTTAAAAGAATATGTTGAAAAAGCTGTCGGCGTAACTCCTGACCGCCCGCTTCTTATCGACCGTTTCTTGAAAAACGCTCTTGAATGTGAAGCTGACGCCCTTGCTGATTCAAACCACGTATATATTCCTGCTGTTATGGAACACGTTGAACTTGCCGGTATTCACTCAGGTGACTCTGCCTGTGTTATTCCTCCAGTTTCAATTCCACAGAATAATCTGGACACTATTAAGGAATATACGAAGAAAATCGCAGAGAATCTTCATGTATGCGGTCTTATGAACATGCAGTACGCTATTGAAGACGGAAAGGTTTATGTAATCGAAGCAAATCCTAGAGCTTCCCGTACAGTTCCGCTTGTTTCAAAGGTTTGTGACACTCAGATGGCCCGCCTTGCAACCCGCATGATGCTTGGTGAATCTCTTGAAAGTCTCGGACTTAAGGATAAAGTTATTCCTTACTACGGAGCAAAAGAAGCAGTTCTTCCTTGGGCAAGGTTCCCTGGTGTTGATCCAATTCTTGGACCGGAAATGCGTTCTACTGGTGAAGTTCTCGGTCTTGCAGAAACTTTCCCTCTTGCATTCTATAAGGCACAGGAAGCTGCAGGTTCTGAATTGCCACACGCTCCTGCTGCATGGGAAAACAAAAAGGTTCTTATGTCTTTAAGCAACAAGGAAGGTCAGAAAGAACAGGTTCTGTATATCGGTAAAACTCTGAAGGAACTTGGATTTACTCTTGTAGGAACTCAGGGTACGGCAGATTTCTATAATTCAAATGGAATTAAATGTGATGTCGTAAACAAGATTGGTGCAGGACGTCCGGATGTTGTTGACCTGATTATGAATAAGGATGTATGTCTTGTAATCAACACTCCTAAGGCTAAGCGTAATTATGCTGAGGACAGGAAGACTATCCGTAAGGCTTGTCTTAAATACAAGGTTCCTTATATCACTACACTTGCCGGTGCTCTGGCTGCTGTTAAGGGTATTGATTCGGTTAAGAACGGTAATGGTGGTGAAGGCGGAGTTCGTTCACTGCAGGAATATCACTCGCTGATCAAATAG
- a CDS encoding DNA alkylation repair protein has translation MTNEQIVKHLFSLQDKKFREFHLKLIPGIETDKVIGVRTPVLRKFAKEIIKAGSGEEFLSSLPHYYYEENQLHSFILSEEKDFDNCIKYVDKFLPYINNWATCDQLLPKVFKKQPQKLLPHINLWIESGETYKIRFAIGMLMQHFLDVLFEERFAQKVASVHSEEYYVKMMQAWYFATALAKQYESAVKYLEEKKLESWTHNKTIQKAIESFRVPDERKEYLRTLKV, from the coding sequence ATGACAAATGAACAGATTGTAAAACATTTATTTTCTCTGCAGGATAAAAAATTCAGGGAGTTTCATCTTAAACTTATTCCTGGAATTGAAACGGATAAAGTAATTGGAGTAAGAACTCCGGTATTAAGAAAATTTGCAAAGGAAATTATAAAAGCCGGCAGTGGAGAAGAATTTTTATCTTCACTTCCTCATTATTACTATGAAGAAAATCAGTTGCATAGTTTTATTCTTTCTGAAGAAAAAGATTTTGATAACTGTATAAAATATGTGGATAAGTTTTTACCGTATATAAATAACTGGGCAACCTGTGATCAGCTTCTTCCTAAAGTTTTTAAGAAGCAGCCGCAGAAACTTTTACCGCATATAAATCTTTGGATTGAATCTGGAGAGACTTATAAAATTCGTTTTGCAATCGGTATGCTGATGCAGCATTTTTTAGATGTTCTTTTTGAAGAAAGGTTTGCACAAAAAGTTGCATCGGTTCATTCTGAAGAATATTACGTAAAAATGATGCAGGCCTGGTATTTTGCAACGGCTCTGGCAAAGCAGTATGAGTCTGCTGTAAAGTATCTGGAAGAAAAAAAATTAGAGTCCTGGACACATAATAAGACTATTCAGAAAGCAATTGAAAGTTTCAGGGTTCCTGATGAAAGAAAAGAATATTTAAGGACTTTGAAGGTTTAA
- the yfcE gene encoding phosphodiesterase produces MKLFIASDIHGSALWCRKMMERFREEQADKILLLGDILYHGPRNNLPDEYAPKAVIEMLNPLADKIISVRGNCDAEVDQMVLKFPVLADYSILELNEVLIFATHGHLYGEKNPPSFVKNGILLCGHTHVPACRECKTDTGDTFQYLNTGSVSIPKEAFCHSYMIFENGIFTWKDIETSKEYMTWDCKN; encoded by the coding sequence ATGAAATTATTTATTGCTTCAGATATACATGGTTCCGCTTTATGGTGCCGAAAAATGATGGAACGCTTCAGGGAAGAGCAGGCTGATAAAATTCTTCTGCTTGGAGATATTTTATATCATGGTCCGAGAAATAATCTTCCTGACGAATATGCTCCAAAAGCTGTTATTGAGATGCTGAATCCATTAGCAGATAAAATTATAAGTGTGCGTGGAAACTGTGATGCAGAAGTGGATCAGATGGTATTAAAGTTTCCGGTACTTGCAGATTATTCGATTCTTGAACTGAATGAAGTTTTAATATTTGCAACTCACGGCCATTTATATGGAGAAAAAAATCCACCTTCTTTTGTAAAGAATGGAATTCTTCTGTGCGGACATACACATGTTCCTGCCTGCAGGGAATGTAAGACAGATACAGGAGATACGTTCCAGTATCTGAATACAGGTTCTGTTTCTATTCCTAAAGAAGCGTTCTGTCACAGTTATATGATTTTTGAAAACGGCATTTTTACCTGGAAAGACATTGAAACTTCCAAAGAATATATGACGTGGGATTGTAAGAATTAG
- a CDS encoding bifunctional metallophosphatase/5'-nucleotidase, which produces MKIAQIVKRFTAAMMVAAALPVFAKGVETQPKTNDNDIVILYTNDVHCGINGKIGYAGLVAYKNQTLTQTPYVLTIDNGDAIQGEAIGSISKGSYIIDIMNEASYDLAILGNHEFDYTMPQLEQLTKKAKFTYVNTNITYKGKNKTSFVDNTTPYVIKEFGSVKIGFLGLCTPTSITTSTPTYFMEKNKIVYDFSDGSKGKKLYSLTQKYIDKCYKEGADYVIVLSHLGDEGVPEGVSSRDLIANTYGITAVLDGHAHNVIPSEILKNKKGQNVILTSTGTKFENLGKLTISKDGNVSSELVNDFTQKDAKIQAFIDSIQASYKDDLQKVVAKSDVELSITDENGVRLVRTRELPIGDLCADAYRNIAQSDVAFVNGGGIRTLLPKGDITFENILKVHPFGNMLTMVEANGQQILDALEFSVHSMEAETSSNGKAVGEFGGFLQVSGVKFTVDLSVPTSVVTDDKNMFVKVAGDRRVKDVYILQGDKWVPINAKKTYTVASHNYMLLNCGDGYTMFKNDKILIDSSMSDYQVLMTYLVDILEGKPGLMYSESQNRITIK; this is translated from the coding sequence ATGAAAATCGCACAAATTGTAAAACGGTTCACTGCAGCCATGATGGTTGCAGCAGCTCTTCCAGTCTTTGCAAAAGGTGTAGAAACTCAGCCAAAGACAAACGACAATGATATAGTCATTCTTTACACAAATGATGTTCATTGCGGAATCAACGGAAAGATCGGTTACGCAGGTCTTGTTGCCTACAAAAACCAGACTCTTACCCAGACTCCATATGTTCTTACAATAGATAACGGAGATGCAATTCAGGGTGAAGCAATCGGTTCTATTTCCAAAGGAAGTTACATAATCGACATCATGAATGAAGCTTCTTATGATCTCGCTATTTTAGGAAATCATGAATTCGATTATACAATGCCACAGCTGGAACAGCTTACAAAAAAAGCAAAGTTTACTTATGTTAATACAAATATCACTTACAAAGGAAAAAACAAGACTTCTTTTGTAGACAACACAACTCCGTATGTAATAAAAGAATTCGGTTCAGTAAAAATCGGTTTCCTTGGACTCTGCACACCAACGAGTATTACAACTTCTACTCCAACTTACTTTATGGAAAAAAATAAAATCGTCTATGATTTCAGTGACGGTTCAAAAGGAAAAAAACTTTACTCTCTTACCCAAAAATACATAGATAAATGTTACAAAGAAGGTGCTGATTACGTTATCGTACTTTCTCATCTCGGAGATGAAGGTGTTCCTGAAGGTGTTTCATCAAGAGATTTAATTGCAAATACTTACGGTATCACTGCAGTTCTTGACGGACATGCTCATAATGTAATTCCTTCTGAAATCCTTAAAAATAAAAAGGGACAGAATGTAATCCTTACTTCTACAGGAACAAAATTTGAAAACCTCGGAAAACTTACAATTTCAAAAGACGGAAATGTTTCTTCAGAACTTGTAAACGACTTTACACAGAAAGATGCAAAGATTCAGGCTTTCATTGATTCAATCCAGGCTTCTTATAAAGATGATCTCCAGAAAGTTGTAGCAAAAAGTGACGTTGAACTTTCCATCACTGATGAAAACGGCGTACGTCTTGTACGTACACGAGAACTTCCTATCGGTGATCTTTGTGCAGATGCATACCGTAACATTGCTCAGTCAGACGTAGCTTTCGTTAATGGCGGTGGAATTCGTACTCTTCTTCCAAAAGGAGACATTACTTTTGAAAACATTCTTAAAGTTCATCCTTTCGGAAACATGCTTACTATGGTTGAAGCTAACGGACAGCAGATTCTTGATGCACTGGAATTTTCAGTACACAGCATGGAAGCAGAAACTTCTTCTAACGGAAAAGCTGTTGGAGAATTCGGAGGATTCCTTCAGGTTTCTGGTGTAAAATTCACAGTTGACCTTTCTGTTCCAACTTCTGTTGTTACAGATGACAAAAATATGTTCGTTAAAGTTGCCGGCGATCGCCGTGTAAAGGACGTATATATTCTTCAGGGAGACAAATGGGTTCCTATAAACGCAAAGAAAACCTATACAGTTGCAAGCCACAACTATATGCTTCTTAACTGCGGAGACGGATACACAATGTTCAAGAATGATAAAATTCTCATCGACAGCAGTATGTCAGACTACCAGGTTCTCATGACATATCTTGTTGATATTCTTGAAGGAAAACCAGGTCTTATGTATTCTGAATCACAGAACCGCATTACAATTAAATAA
- a CDS encoding NUDIX hydrolase: MEKSQLTTLCYIENEDSYLLLHRTKKANDINHNKWIGVGGHFEFGESPEDCLLREVFEETGLTLTSYQFRGIVTFLSDDDPAEYMCLYTADKFTGTIKECDEGNLEWIKKTDFMKLEHWQGDVIFLNLLQSNEPFFSLKLIYKSGRLQKAVLNGKEIDF; this comes from the coding sequence ATGGAAAAATCACAGCTTACAACTTTATGCTATATCGAAAACGAAGACTCTTACCTCCTGCTGCACAGGACAAAAAAAGCAAACGACATTAACCATAATAAATGGATAGGAGTCGGTGGTCATTTTGAATTTGGAGAAAGTCCGGAAGACTGTCTGCTGAGGGAAGTTTTTGAAGAAACAGGGCTTACATTAACTTCCTATCAATTCCGCGGAATAGTTACATTTCTTTCAGATGATGATCCGGCTGAATACATGTGTCTGTACACCGCTGATAAATTTACAGGAACAATAAAAGAATGTGATGAAGGAAATCTAGAATGGATAAAAAAAACAGATTTCATGAAACTTGAACACTGGCAGGGAGATGTTATTTTTTTAAATCTTCTTCAAAGTAATGAACCTTTTTTCTCTCTGAAACTTATTTATAAATCAGGAAGACTGCAAAAAGCCGTTCTTAATGGAAAAGAAATCGACTTCTAA